A region of Panicum virgatum strain AP13 chromosome 8N, P.virgatum_v5, whole genome shotgun sequence DNA encodes the following proteins:
- the LOC120685365 gene encoding nudix hydrolase 13, mitochondrial-like isoform X1 — MKESLKRSWICLFEVLVQLARRLFLWARREKMAPPAVAAPPPTTTMVCARQGRLRQRYEGCYRLVSGCIPYMVKEEGGEESGCQDVLGRLQVLMISTPKRGDLIFPKGGWEDDESIDEAACREAFEEAGVKGVISATPLGEWIFKSKSKQNSCGLQGACKGFMFGLQVTELLEIWPEQVTHGRRWVPVDEAYGLCRYDWMREALDKLKEQLLFERNFRPLPSPELVDSSSLYMVMPAAAEGTVALC; from the exons ATGAAGGAGAGTTTGAAACGCTCTTGGATTTGTCTATTTGAG GTTCTTGTTCAGTTAGCAAGGAGATTGTTCCTGTGGGCGAGAAGAGAGAAGATGGCACCccctgcggtggcggcgccgccgccgacaaccACCATGGTTTGCGCAAGGCAAGGACGCCTCCGGCAGCGTTATGAAGGATGCTATCGCCTCGTCTCAGG ATGCATCCCTTACATGGTCAaagaggagggtggggaagaaAGCGGCTGCCAGGATGTGCTCGGCAGGCTGCAGGTGCTCATGATCTCGACGCCGAAGCGAGGCGATCTCATCTTCCCAAAG GGTGGATGGGAGGACGACGAGAGCATCGACGAAGCTGCGTGCCGGGAGGCCTTCGAGGAAGCAGGCGTCAAGGGCGTAATCAGC GCAACACCGCTGGGGGAATGGATCttcaagagcaagagcaagcaGAACAGCTGCGGCCTGCAAGGGGCTTGCAAGGGCTTCATGTTTGGACTCCAGGTCACGGAGCTGCTGGAGATCTGGCCTGAACAGGTCACCCATGGCAGGAGATGG GTACCAGTCGATGAGGCGTACGGTCTGTGTCGGTACGACTGGATGCGGGAAGCACTTGACAAACTGAAAGAGCAGCTGCTGTTCGAGAGAAATTTCAGGCCTTTGCCATCGCCGGAGCTGGTGGACTCATCGAGCTTGTACATGGTGATGCCGGCTGCCGCTGAAGGTACTGTAGCACTGTGCTGA
- the LOC120685365 gene encoding nudix hydrolase 13, mitochondrial-like isoform X2 — MAPPAVAAPPPTTTMVCARQGRLRQRYEGCYRLVSGCIPYMVKEEGGEESGCQDVLGRLQVLMISTPKRGDLIFPKGGWEDDESIDEAACREAFEEAGVKGVISATPLGEWIFKSKSKQNSCGLQGACKGFMFGLQVTELLEIWPEQVTHGRRWVPVDEAYGLCRYDWMREALDKLKEQLLFERNFRPLPSPELVDSSSLYMVMPAAAEGTVALC, encoded by the exons ATGGCACCccctgcggtggcggcgccgccgccgacaaccACCATGGTTTGCGCAAGGCAAGGACGCCTCCGGCAGCGTTATGAAGGATGCTATCGCCTCGTCTCAGG ATGCATCCCTTACATGGTCAaagaggagggtggggaagaaAGCGGCTGCCAGGATGTGCTCGGCAGGCTGCAGGTGCTCATGATCTCGACGCCGAAGCGAGGCGATCTCATCTTCCCAAAG GGTGGATGGGAGGACGACGAGAGCATCGACGAAGCTGCGTGCCGGGAGGCCTTCGAGGAAGCAGGCGTCAAGGGCGTAATCAGC GCAACACCGCTGGGGGAATGGATCttcaagagcaagagcaagcaGAACAGCTGCGGCCTGCAAGGGGCTTGCAAGGGCTTCATGTTTGGACTCCAGGTCACGGAGCTGCTGGAGATCTGGCCTGAACAGGTCACCCATGGCAGGAGATGG GTACCAGTCGATGAGGCGTACGGTCTGTGTCGGTACGACTGGATGCGGGAAGCACTTGACAAACTGAAAGAGCAGCTGCTGTTCGAGAGAAATTTCAGGCCTTTGCCATCGCCGGAGCTGGTGGACTCATCGAGCTTGTACATGGTGATGCCGGCTGCCGCTGAAGGTACTGTAGCACTGTGCTGA
- the LOC120685363 gene encoding retinoblastoma-related protein 1-like, protein MAAQPPPAPPAVEARFAELCKELGVGEGVAGEAAALLDEAKGALLGAPSVGGRSAKDAERLCLAFVLYCAVKLKGRKEGSGIRLCEILKGCKLKYDDFFKEMQQIGLKIEKILESRYGRDWEGHLELKQLESLVNLLADASRFYRKAYNELFSSSTTDQEPGSATNIPDYFLFGWNLFLMLRSRSPELFKDLVSCIHGLVAVLAILLIHVPAKFRSFTIESSSHLIKQSEEGVDIIASLCHNYHTSEERLKEIMDKSHRAIEDFFGVKALSASKCKTENLDKIDTDGLMCFNGLIDEESFQLNLKKLEKLCDSNSWEWELDLKLFLSNDYIPSAEKSSGGSTNLGCSKRAFETLASPTKTIKNMLTVPCSPPSPVNGGSVKIVQMTPVTSAMTTAKWLREVISSLPDKPSSKLQQLLSSCDRDLTNDVTKRVSIVLEAIFPTKSAADRGGSIGLNCANAFDVPWAEARKMEASKLYYRVLEAICRAESQNSSVNNLTPLLSNERFHRCLIACSAELVLATHKTVIMMFPAVLESTGLTAFDLSKIIENFVRHEETLPRELKRHLNSLEEQLLESMAWEKGSSLYNSLIVARPSLASEINRLGLLAEPMPSLDELVARQNVLVEGLPATPSKKRAAAPDDNTDPRSPKRLCNESRNTVVERNLQTPPPKQSHIVSANLKAKCHPLQSTFASPTVSNPVGGNDKCVDITVQIFFSKILKLAAIRIRNLCERIQYVEQTERVYNVFKQILDQQAALFFNRHIDQIILCCLYGVAKVCQLELSFREILNNYKREPQCKPEVFLSIYVGTRNRNGILGSHHVDIITFYNEVFVPAAKPFLVSLIASGTRPEDKNPNSQISGSPKPSPFPNLPDMSPKKVSSSHNVYVSPLRQTKKDLLLSPSSRSFYACIGEGTHAYQSPSKDLAAINSRLNYNGRRINTRINFDMVSDSVLAGSLGQTNGGSTSLDPAAAFSLPSKKRKPDT, encoded by the exons GCTAAGGATGCGGAGAGGCTCTGCTTAGCATTCGTGCTGTACTGCGCGGTGAAGCTGAAGGGGCGGAAAGAGGGCTCTGGGATCAGACTGTGTGAGATCTTGAAGGGCTGTAAGCTCAA GTATGACGATTTCTTCAAGGAAATGCAGCAGATTGGTCTGAAGATTGAGAAGATCTTAGAGAGTCGTTATGGCCGGGACTGGGAGGGTCATCTTGAG CTGAAGCAGTTGGAGAGTTTGGTAAATCTGCTGGCCGATGCAAGCAG GTTTTATCGTAAGGCATATAATGAACTGTTCTCAAGTTCAACTACTGATCAGGAACCTGGATCAGCAACAAACATTCCTGACTATTTTCTTTTCGGGTGGAATCTCTTCTTAATGCTTCGCTCGAGATCACCGGAATTGTTTAAGGACCTAGTATCCTGCATCCATGGATTGGTTGCTGTATTG GCCATACTTTTGATTCATGTGCCTGCCAAATTTAGGAGCTTTACAATTGAAAGCTCTTCTCACTTAA TCAAACAAAGTGAGGAAGGTGTGGATATTATTGCTTCATTATGTCATAACTATCATACTTCTGAAGAACGCTTGAAAGAAATAATGGACAAATCTCACAGAGCAATAGAGGACTTCTTCGGTGTGAAAGCACTAAGTGCTTCAAAGTGCAAAACAGAAAATTTGGATAAAATAGACACAG ATGGTCTGATGTGTTTCAATGGTCTCATTGATGAGGAGAGTTTCcagctaaatttgaaaaaattGGAGAAACTATGTGATTCCAATAGCTGGGAATGGGAGCTtgatttgaaattatttttgaGCAATGACTACATTCCCTCTGCTGAGAAATCATCTGGGGGCTCCACTAATTTAGGATGTTCAAAG CGTGCCTTTGAAACATTAGCATCACCCACAAAGACAATAAAAAACATGTTGACTGTCCCTTGTTCGCCTCCATCACCTGTCAATGGTGGTTCAGTCAAGATTGTGCAAATGACACCAGTAACGTCTGCCATGACAACAGCTAAGTGGCTTCGCGAGGTCATATCTTCATTGCCAGATAAACCTTCATCTAAGCTTCAGCAGTTGCTGTCATCATGTGATAGGGATTTGACAAATGATGTGACAAAAAGGGTCAGCATAGTTTTGGAAGCAATTTTCCCGACAAAGTCTGCTGCAGATCGGGGTGGTTCGATAGGCCTCAATTGTGCAAATGCATTTGATGTCCCTTGGGCAGAAGCAAGAAAAATGGAAGCCTCCAAGTTGTACTATAGGGTATTGGAGGCAATCTGCAGAGCTGAGTCACAGAACAGTAGTGTAAATAATCTAACTCCATTGCTGTCAAACGAGCGTTTTCACCGATGTTTGATTGCATGTTCAGCTGAGCTAGTATTGGCAACACATAAGACAGTAATCATGATGTTTCCTGCTGTTCTGGAGAGTACTGGTCTAACTGCATTTGATTTGAGCAAAATAATCGAGAACTTTGTGAGACATGAAGAGACCCTTCCAAGAGAATTGAAAAGACACTTAAATTCTTTAGAAGAACAACTTTTGGAAAGCATGGCCTGGGAGAAAGGTTCATCATTGTATAACTCACTGATTGTTGCCAGGCCATCTCTTGcttcagaaataaatcgtctTGGTCTTTTGGCTGAACCAATGCCATCTCTTGACGAGTTAGTGGCAAGGCAAAATGTTCTTGTCGAGGGCTTACCAGCTACACCATCTAAGAAACGTGCTGCTGCGCCAG ATGACAACACTGATCCTCGATCGCCAAAGAGACTGTGCAATGAATCCAGGAACACAGTAGTAGAGCGCAATTTGCAGACGCCACCACCCAAGCAAAGCCACATTGTATCCGCTAACTTGAAAGCAAAATGCCATCCACTCCAGTCCACGTTTGCAAG TCCAACTGTAAGTAACCCTGTTGGTGGGAATGACAAATGTGTTGACATAACGGTTCAGATATTCTTTTCTAAA ATTCTGAAGTTGGCTGCTATTAGAATAAGGAACTTGTGTGAAAGGATCCAATATGTGGAACAGACAGAGCGTGTCTATAATGTGTTCAAGCAGATCCTTGATCAACAGGCAGCATTGTTTTTTAATCGACACATTGATCAAATTATTCTTTGCTGCCTTTATGGTGTTGCAAAG GTTTGTCAATTAGAACTGTCATTCAGGGAGATACTCAACAATTACAAGAGAGAGCCACAATGCAAACCAGAAGTTTTTTTGAGTATCTATGTTGGGACTAGGAATCGCAATGGG ATACTAGGATCACACCATGTTGATATCATTACTTTTTACAATGAAGTGTTTGTTCCAGCAGCCAAGCCTTTCCTGGTGTCATTAATCGCTTCTGGTACTCGTCCAGAAGACAAGAATCCTAATA GTCAAATTTCTGGATCACCCAAGCCATCTCCTTTCCCAAATTTACCGGACATGTCCCCCAAGAAAGTTTCTTCTTCTCATAATGTTTATGTGTCTCCTTTGCGGCAAaccaag AAGGATCTGCTGCTTTCACCAAGTTCCAGGAGTTTTTATGCATGCATTGGTGAAGGCACCCATGCTTATCAGAGCCCATCGAAAGATTTAGCTGCTATAAATAGCCGCCTAAACTA TAATGGCCGGAGGATAAACACTCGAATAAACTTCGACATGGTGAGCGACTCAGTGTTAGCTGGTAGTCTGGGCCAGACAAATGGTGGTTCTACCTCCTTGGATCCTGCAGCTGCATTTAGCCTCCCATCAAAGAAGAGAAAACCAGATACTTGA